The genomic DNA TCATAAGACTCCGAAGATGAGCTATACCTTCTACTATGCCTCCCCTTCTGCTTCCTCCTCTTTTCTTGCCTTCTCTCTTCCTCGGACTAGGATGATGATGAATTGTAATCCGTACTACTCTGGGCTGAAGAAGAATCCGATGAGGCACCAGTATCAGTCCTAAAAATTGAAGCCTCACTATCAGAATCTGCCCCAGAATCTCGCCGATGCTTCCTCTTGCTTTTCTTAGACCTATTACCGTCATTCCTATCCTTAACATCCAGGTTATCCAAATTATACGAGATTGAAAGTTTCATCCTCAATTTTGGATTCTTAAGCTGCTACGTACGCGAGGGTTGTGACATATAGACCCGTTCGTTCTTACATTCGTATGTCCAATGTCCGGCTTGAGGCACTGCTAAGCACCTATCGTAGACATTGTCGTATTGTCTTTCCTTTCACCTAATCGAAACGCCTTTTCGTTACTCATCAAATACATAAGCCGTTTTGCTTCCCTTTTCTCTTACCGTCTACTCAGTCCCTCTTCTTTTTACCCGTAAGCATTAACATTACGGGCTGCAGCTGCCGCCGCCCTTTCAGCTTGAGCACGACCTTTTGCAGCTGTCATTGCTGTGGTCTTGATTCTTTCGGCCGCGACTtgagtttttcttcttttttaccGGACATCTTATCAAatgacaaaaagaaaaaaatcggtatatatatatttgtatatcaaTTCAACCTAAATCCATCAGCACATTCAAATTTTCCAGTTTCttcatttaaaacatataatgCTAACTAAATTACTAAAAAGAATTCCATTTTTTACAACAAATTCTCTATTTTTACAGATAAATAGATGGCCAATCTTGAAGGAAATTACATCATTTCACTTGTACATTGGATGAAGGCGTAATTTCCTTATTTAAAAAAATAGCGCTaaacaaattaattaaaagacCCAATATTCACAACAAAATCCTTtaactttaaattaaaatatgaaatataaatcaAAATTCAGCAGAAACACTAAAAGAAGATAATTTGCATAATTTGCCAACTAACAACCAAGAAATTATAGGTAAAGAAGCGAAATTTCTTCAAAACAACGAAAATTGGGGAAAAAATTTCGACGTACAAAACAATAGCAAACACCAACTTCAAAACACGAAagattgaaaataaaatgtaaataattCATATTAAATCCTAAACTGAACAttgttttgcaaaaaaaaaaagataaatcaAGAAATTAATTGAAGCTTACCGGGAGTTCTTCACGTAGGGGAAGAtgcaagaaagaagaaaagagggaaattttataattatttgagaGAGGGGCCTTTTCGTCTTTAACaactatattttttatataaatagaattaaaatagAAACTAAAAGAAAAGTATTATGCTTTTTTTTATCGTCTGGGTCATATGAAGTTTAAATTTCTACTTAATTTTTTTCGCTTTACTCGTGATCTAATCTTTAATGAAAAAAGTTTATATAAGACAtttttaaataagaaataaaatattgAGTATGTAAAGAAGATTTTCTTTTGTATAATAGATGTCGGttgtgaattttttaaaattttttaaaagttaacattaaattatatatttttacgataataaaaatattttattttaataacctatattatattttaaaattttatgaattatatttttgaaattacgaattaaaatataaacaaaaatatattcataaaatcataataaaaattaaatcaaaattaatattaCAATGCTCCATGCTTAATTAatcataaataaattatgagataAAAAATTAAAGACTTGAAATAAAAACTTTTTATTATATAAAGAAGAACCTGAAATTTTCACAACAGAAACCTACTTTTTCTTTTCTGCCATtgaaaattcaaataataataatattaacaataataaaatGCCTCCATATTCAAAAGCTTAAACTATGGCCAATAATTCAAGATGATAAAATTCCATTTAGAAAGAAACATGATATGAGCAAAATAAGAGAATACTAACACATTTCATGGTCATATAGTCTTAAGCTGTGGAACAACTTTAAATACTGAGACAACCAGTTTTTTCTTGATGTCTTTATTAAAGACACAAAAGGTTTTAAAACACTCCTGTCAGAAGATTGGCCGCCGTTGAAAGGGCGGCTCCGGTGATGGCGCATTGCAACACGTGTTCTTGGCAAGGTTTCTCACATGTGAGTGCCACTGTCATCCCTGTAAGTGCCCCCGCAACCGCACTGTTTTTCTGCATACACACAATATCGGCCACCAACAAGGGCGTCGATGTTGACTACTATGAATTGTTAAAAAAAAGATAGCCATTCCATTTTCTTGCAAGTAAAGAAGTTGATCATACCCAATCATGAGCGCCACGAGCCTCTTGTAAGCCGTATGTGATACCCGAATATAAGCCGGCAGCCAGGCCTGCAATGTACAATTTTGGATTGGTGGACAATTTAAGATCAATTATTGCTTTTGAATTTAAGCCAATAAAGTATTTGCAAATCAACCTTTTATAAAACAGTAGCAAGCAAATGCCTATTGGGACTTGCAAGAACAAGAACTCACCCCATTGTAGAGATTCCTTTCCAGTGCTCTTCACCTGTATAAGATTGTAACAAGTAATAAGTTggcaatatatatatgcatatgtgaGTGCTCAggcgtatatatataatatgctaTTTTGTCTAGAATTTTGAGTTTTCTCACACTTGTATGAGACAAGTACCTGAATGCAGAGGTATTTGGACATGGAGATGCAATGGTCCAAGCACATGCACATGAAAAATGGCCCATCGTGTTTGGATATGGACATATAAGAAGTATGACCCTTCTATGAAAAGGGTATGGAACAAGTATCCCAACACAGAGCATTTGGACATGAAGATGCAAAGCTCCGGTTACATGAAAAACGGTGCACCAGTGTATGGATATGGAGATGGATACGTATTGGTAATTGGTAAAGGACATGTAAGAACACGGATACAAGAACTATAGGTACTTAAGCAAGACACGTACTTATATCTAACACTTAATCCGAGAGACATATTTGCATCTAGTTAATACTCAATCCGAGTCGGAAACATATAAGATAGTCCAATGCTGAGATTGAACTTAGCTGAAGAAGTCCCAGGCTAGATAATTGAATCAATAACTCGAAGAAAACCTGCCTTTTGTTTTTAggcagcatatatatatatatagaataaattAAACATTTCATTCAGTATACAATGCATTAGGTCCACtgtgaaaaaaaaattgatgataTCGTTAGGGAAATTTAGGAACTCACCATTGCTTCGAGCGATTTTCGATTGGTTTCTCCTGCGATCCACATATAACCAGCAATCAATGCCCAAATTAATCTTAAACTTGACACTCTCCAAATTCGAAAACGGAAGATTTAACTGGTACGGAACGATATACCATATTTTAATAGCAAGCAAAGTTTTTGATGAAATACCTCTGAGATAAGGAAATGGATTCTTCTTATTGTTCTTAGCACTGATATCAGTGGAACTACTTCTTGATTTAGTTCCTGCTACCAAATtactattaaatttctaaaaaaaCTAAAGCAAACAATCAATCAATAACACCttaattaagaaattaatttaaaaaaaaaaaaagag from Gossypium arboreum isolate Shixiya-1 chromosome 9, ASM2569848v2, whole genome shotgun sequence includes the following:
- the LOC108456659 gene encoding outer envelope pore protein 16-2, chloroplastic isoform X2 gives rise to the protein MTTNLETRSLLDELRSFDKGGFFDLGHPLLNRIAESFVKAAGIGAIKGVAREGCYLALEGTKSRSSSTDISAKNNKKNPFPYLRGETNRKSLEAMVKSTGKESLQWGEFLFLQVPIGICLLLFYKRPGCRLIFGYHIRLTRGSWRS
- the LOC108456659 gene encoding outer envelope pore protein 16-2, chloroplastic isoform X1, encoding MTTNLETRSLLDELRSFDKGGFFDLGHPLLNRIAESFVKAAGIGAIKGVAREGCYLALEGTKSRSSSTDISAKNNKKNPFPYLRGETNRKSLEAMVKSTGKESLQWGLAAGLYSGITYGLQEARGAHDWKNSAVAGALTGMTVALTCEKPCQEHVLQCAITGAALSTAANLLTGVF